Proteins encoded together in one Microplitis mediator isolate UGA2020A chromosome 7, iyMicMedi2.1, whole genome shotgun sequence window:
- the LOC130671765 gene encoding uncharacterized protein LOC130671765 yields the protein MFVPVHLLSKILVITLIINQVSSACVQVNNDDMIEYSCENGSPNDLYSIPERTEKIRITNMDLSYITTDTFARFADNLWVLSCSHCSIQEIDPDAFKTLRNLQQLRLDNNKLRSVKAEWFKGLNSLTYLDFNYNQIETIEDGVFDNLPGLVDLRIAGNKLQCVNVDEMSRLVDLKRVFLNRNPEFKCPNAVDKLLQSKNIDYERDDVWEKLSHDLIQPTSSKLLSRLPESSTQDPRVYERPEPVTEPPRIYEWPVEETEPPKSYEPPEPVTRPPRIYERPEPVTEPPRIYQRPEPVTEPPRIYQRPEPITEPPRIYEWPVEETESPEPVTRPPRIYERPEPITESPRIYGRPEVVAEPPRFYERPEEETEPPRIYERPEPVTERPNIYERFDLITEPPINYETTPIYRERLIITYKPELPTTSNVNYPVTMHYPPSVTYPDNSDTYRASETLPTSLPTSIYSRPEASRNFPDMPTPPVVEPVPQEPHNEPYYPRSSTSDPYSAIWTYRLPTSTSKISWTSNSDDINTFDDIYFPGIETGPPSREDNDNIDINHPPRISYPTRPFEDAINEELKTVIPVDRPQSLENYQQVEEVPPVTIFTAEDSTNGGPVTTTTDKPLPNCSSSATVGISVAVFCFTVLNSIIRTI from the coding sequence atgtttgtGCCAGTGCATTTGCTATCAAAGATATTAGTAataactttaataataaatcaagtaTCTTCAGCATGTGTGCAAGTGAACAATGACGACATGATTGAGTATTCATGCGAAAATGGTTCACCGAACGATCTTTACTCAATACCCGAACGAACTGAAAAAATCCGTATAACAAATATGGACTTGTCTTACATTACAACCGATACATTTGCGCGATTCGCGGACAATCTGTGGGTCCTTTCGTGCTCGCACTGTTCAATCCAGGAAATAGACCCCGACGCTTTTAAAACCCTTAGAAACTTGCAGCAGTTGCGGTTggacaataataaattgagGAGCGTAAAAGCCGAGTGGTTCAAAGGCTTAAACAGTTTGACGTACCTCGACTTTAATTACAATCAAATAGAAACAATTGAAGATGGTGTTTTTGACAACTTGCCTGGTCTGGTGGACTTGAGAATTGCCGGTAATAAATTGCAGTGTGTTAACGTCGACGAAATGTCCCGTCTCGTGGACTTGAAACGTGTATTTTTAAACCGTAATCCTGAATTCAAGTGTCCTAATGCGGTTGATAAATTATTGCAgtcgaaaaatattgattatgaACGTGATGATGTGTGGGAAAAATTATCTCATGATTTAATTCAACCTACGTCATCTAAATTATTATCTAGACTTCCTGAATCAAGTACTCAAGATCCGAGAGTTTATGAAAGACCTGAGCCGGTAACTGAACCACCTAGGATTTATGAATGGCCAGTAGAAGAAACTGAACCACCTAAAAGTTATGAACCACCAGAACCAGTAACTAGACCACCTAGAATTTATGAAAGACCTGAACCAGTAACTGAACCACCTAGAATTTATCAAAGACCTGAACCAGTAACTGAACCACCTAGAATTTATCAAAGACCTGAACCAATAACTGAACCACCTAGAATTTATGAATGGCCTGTAGAAGAAACTGAATCACCAGAACCAGTAACTAGACCACCTAGAATTTATGAAAGACCTGAACCAATAACTGAATCACCTAGAATTTATGGAAGACCAGAAGTCGTAGCTGAACCACCTAGATTTTATGAAAGGCCAGAAGAAGAAACTGAACCACCAAGAATTTATGAAAGACCAGAACCAGTAACTGAAAGACCTAACATTTATGAAAGATTTGATCTAATAACTGAACCaccaataaattatgaaacaaCACCAATATATCGTGAACGTTTAATAATAACGTACAAACCAGAATTACCCACTACGAGTAATGTTAATTATCCAGTAACTATGCATTATCCACCATCTGTTACTTATCCAGATAACTCCGACACATATAGAGCATCAGAAACATTACCAACATCATTACCAACGAGCATTTATTCAAGACCCGAAgcttcaagaaattttccAGACATGCCGACCCCACCAGTGGTAGAACCAGTGCCACAAGAGCCTCACAATGAGCCTTATTATCCAAGATCATCGACCTCTGATCCATATAGCGCGATATGGACATACCGTCTGCCGACGTCAACGTCCAAAATATCCTGGACTTCGAATTCCGATGACATCAACACATTTGACGACATTTATTTCCCTGGAATTGAAACAGGGCCGCCCTCGCGGGAGGACAACgacaatattgatattaatcaTCCGCCGCGTATCAGTTACCCCACAAGACCTTTTGAAGATGCGATTAATGAAGAGCTGAAGACAGTAATCCCGGTTGATCGCCCGCAGTCGCTTGAAAATTACCAACAGGTCGAAGAAGTACCGCCGGTTACTATTTTTACTGCTGAAGACTCGACAAACGGAGGGCCGGTCACCACCACGACAGACAAACCGCTGCCTAATTGCAGTTCTTCGGCCACAGTCGGGATATCGGTTGCCGTATTTTGTTTCACGGTTCTGAACTCGATTATACGAACGATCTAG